The Actinomadura sp. WMMB 499 genome includes a window with the following:
- a CDS encoding DUF397 domain-containing protein encodes MNKPEASRTLSPQQRADVAWHISTFSPNNGGNCVEAGPLADGTERVAVRHSHHPDAEVIIYTRAEWEAFLAGVRNNEFDFFT; translated from the coding sequence GTGAACAAGCCAGAAGCCAGCCGGACTCTCTCTCCGCAGCAGCGCGCCGACGTCGCCTGGCACATCAGCACCTTCAGCCCCAATAACGGCGGCAACTGCGTCGAGGCCGGGCCGCTGGCCGACGGGACGGAGCGCGTCGCCGTCCGGCACAGCCACCATCCCGACGCCGAAGTCATCATCTACACCCGCGCCGAATGGGAAGCCTTCCTCGCCGGCGTCCGCAACAACGAATTCGACTTCTTCACCTGA
- a CDS encoding helix-turn-helix transcriptional regulator, with protein MAVTPQRATLRSQWLGQQLRELRDERGLMIKEVAEYLQRDPGTVSRFETGFYPIRRPDLMALLDLYGVSQPRQRDALLALSQDVWQKGWWDGYATDVVGSLVDYAWLESRATHIRSFAAIVVPGLLQTPEYASAVIKTNDADATPDQVERWHELRMNRQQVLEDEKPTMLTAVFDESVLRRQVGSSQIMCGQLRHLEQCAGNPTVNIHILPLRAGTPAGTYGSFEIFELPSPFPQVAYSETMAGGVYVESPDSDRFIRTYDGHMSRALGQAESLELISKIAEEWQ; from the coding sequence AGGACAGCAACTTCGCGAGTTGCGCGACGAACGAGGGCTGATGATCAAGGAGGTCGCCGAGTACCTACAGCGAGACCCCGGGACCGTAAGCCGGTTCGAAACGGGTTTCTATCCGATTCGGCGTCCAGACTTGATGGCACTACTGGATCTCTATGGCGTCTCCCAGCCGCGGCAACGTGATGCGTTGCTGGCACTCAGCCAAGATGTCTGGCAAAAGGGCTGGTGGGACGGCTACGCCACGGACGTAGTCGGGTCACTGGTCGACTACGCCTGGCTGGAGTCACGGGCCACGCACATCCGCTCGTTCGCCGCCATCGTCGTGCCCGGCCTGCTCCAAACGCCTGAGTACGCAAGTGCAGTGATCAAGACGAACGATGCCGACGCCACACCGGACCAGGTGGAGCGCTGGCACGAACTACGGATGAACCGGCAGCAAGTACTCGAAGATGAGAAGCCGACCATGTTGACAGCCGTCTTCGACGAGTCCGTCCTCCGGCGCCAGGTCGGCTCTTCGCAGATCATGTGCGGTCAACTCCGCCATCTTGAGCAGTGTGCGGGCAATCCAACCGTGAACATCCACATCCTTCCGCTCCGCGCAGGCACGCCGGCGGGCACCTACGGCAGCTTCGAGATTTTCGAGCTTCCGTCTCCGTTCCCGCAGGTCGCTTACAGCGAGACGATGGCGGGAGGCGTCTACGTAGAGTCGCCGGATAGCGATCGCTTCATCCGAACGTACGATGGACACATGAGCCGAGCTCTTGGGCAAGCAGAGTCCCTCGAACTCATCTCCAAGATCGCAGAGGAATGGCAGTGA